One genomic region from Phragmites australis chromosome 1, lpPhrAust1.1, whole genome shotgun sequence encodes:
- the LOC133924781 gene encoding uncharacterized protein LOC133924781, which produces MGIQVAAVTPPPCSSPSSSSPASPSSSAIATSPRPAVLGGGCVRLAIIQSSLACWSAGLGRRRGGQQAIRRALSASIDSVGSDGGDDEEFLKRIQELAVRQHPGVGGCGWPASVERSASSVGLPLSLRMLKRRKQQQQLERGRWDERLVDCAGESARAAVGRAFSSMVLIIRELQSFTLQMREVLFYEDLQVVLARVHAEMHASFVWLFQHIFSGTPALMISLMLLLANFTVYSMEDSGASAATLPPPQPAVAAVAMVDTQQPEQFQRFDTAELKTFSIGRTASVGGNSGGGGKVRPVAGATGDGKSDESSYQQSGAVLPQDVSPATPLGAGSEAPVSDSMAVEETQTQDELVIWKRISDEATRMQASVRADELMDPEILGQLVAPVEAPELETEESADYAATAQRYEQAVSEEPNNSLLLANFAQFLYLVQHDHDRAEHFFKRAVRAEPADAEALGWYATFLWKARNDLTAAEETYQDAIAADPSNSHHAAAYAHFLWNTGGEDTCFPLD; this is translated from the exons ATGGGCATCCAGGTCGCGGCAGtgacgccgccgccgtgctcttCCCCCTCCTCGTCCTCTCCAGCGTCGCCTTCGTCGTCTGCCATTGCGACGTCGCCGCGGCCTGCCGTTCTTGGTGGCGGCTGTGTCAGGCTGGCGATAATCCAATCGTCGTTGGCTTGCTGGAGCGCCGGTcttggccggcggcgcgggggGCAACAAGCGATCAGGCGCGCCCTCAGCGCTAGCATCGACAGCGTCGGGAGCGACGGCGGGGATGATGAGGAGTTCTTGAAGAGGATCCAGGAGCTCGCGGTGAGGCAGCACCCGGGCGTCGGCGGCTGCGGGTGGCCCGCGAGCGTGGAGCGGAGCGCGAGCAGCGTCGGGTTGCCGCTGTCACTGCGGATGCTCAAGCGGAggaagcagcagcaacagctgGAGCGGGGGCGGTGGGACGAGCGGCTGGTCGACTGCGCCGGAGAGTCCGCGCGCGCCGCGGTGGGGCGCGCGTTCTCGTCGATGGTGCTCATCATCCGGGAGCTGCAGAGCTTCACGCTGCAGATGCGGGAGGTGCTCTTCTACGAGGACCTGCAGGTCGTCCTCGCGCGCGTCCACGCCGAGATGCATGCCTCTTTCGTCTGGCTCTTCCAGCACATCTTCTCCGGCACCCCGGCCCTTATGATCTCCCTCATGCTGCTCCTCGCCAATTTCACCGTCTACTCGATGGAAGACAGCGGCGCCTCGGCCGCTACCCTCCCACCTCCCCAGCCCGCCGTGGCGGCTGTCGCAATGGTCGACACCCAGCAACCGGAGCAGTTCCAGCGGTTCGACACCGCCGAGCTCAAGACGTTTTCCATTGGCCGAACGGCCTCTGTGGGCGGaaacagcggcggcggcggcaaggtgCGGCCGGTCGCCGGTGCCACCGGGGATGGCAAGTCAGACGAGTCGTCGTACCAACAAAGCGGAGCAGTGTTGCCTCAGGACGTGTCCCCGGCAACGCCATTGGGCGCGGGCTCAGAGGCGCCCGTGTCCGACTCAATGGCCGTGGAGGAGACACAGACACAAGACGAGCTGGTCATCTGGAAAAGGATATCCGACGAAGCCACCAGGATGCAGGCGAGCGTCCGGGCCGATGAGCTTATGGACCCAGAAATTCTGGGGCAGCTCGTTGCGCCGGTGGAGGCGCCTGAGCTGGAGACGGAAGAGTCGGCCGATTACGCGGCCACGGCGCAGAGATACGAGCAGGCCGTGTCCGAGGAGCCCAACAACTCACTTCTGCTGGCCAACTTCGCGCAGTTCCTGTACCTGGTGCAGCACGACCATGACCG GGCGGAGCATTTTTTCAAGAGGGCGGTGCGCGCGGAGCCCGCGGACGCGGAGGCGCTGGGGTGGTACGCGACGTTCCTGTGGAAGGCGCGCAACGACCTCACGGCCGCGGAGGAGACGTACCAGGATGCCATCGCCGCCGACCCCAGCAACTCGCACCACGCGGCAGCCTACGCGCACTTCCTGTGGAACACGGGCGGTGAGGACACATGTTTCCCTCTCGACTGA
- the LOC133885727 gene encoding transcription factor MYB119-like → MAEGVRNPYLSEAQAKKMKSWNVTVLGSFLSLDAKTLQSLLPTSEVVLMAADNPFFINQVHAPPLTADGRTVRYLGSSGYGGARFQNDVAPAAVHSGGAQLMGVPVDVSSLVDWIGMAPAGFEMPEGALAAVGYNALGAVPVDVAAARQPQTGSNGKPAPFKGSWTLEEDNILKDKVQQHGEQKWSVIAQSLPGRIGKQCRERWINHLRPDIKQNDVWTEEDDLMLIDAHKYYGNRWSTIARYLPGRSENAVKNHWNATKRSLKAKRRLKKKKSEQAPPGQFSVLEEYIRSLNQQATEPTVLPPAVPTPAAGSNPAEMGMNFTAANSTGLANANQLSTINLNMPLLPDLNASSDPQEVYYCLSYPMYVPGPAPQLQLASQDPHQHAYTSLNYAFADYPTMHGELGRYYDACESSTNANGNAYYSEAGPSSAGGSGDPEATDDVVELASREFLTPSKDEVTLDLTRFM, encoded by the exons ATGGCAGAAGGCGTCCGGAACCCATACCTTTCTGAGGCCCAGGCGAAGAAAATGAAGAGCTGGAACGTTACAGTTTTGGGCAGTTTTCTGTCGTTGGATGCGAAA ACTCTACAATCCTTGCTTCCAACCTCGGAGGTCGTGCTGATGGCGGCCGAtaatcccttcttcatcaaccaGGTGCACGCGCCGCCGCTGACGGCGGACGGGAGGACGGTGAGGTACCTCGGGAGCTCTGGCTATGGCGGTGCCCGCTTCCAGAACGACGTGGCGCCTGCTGCTGTGCACTCTGGTGGTGCTCAACTCATGGGCGTTCCCGTCGACGTGAGCTCCCTCGTGGACTGGATAGGCATGGCTCCGGCGGGGTTCGAAATGCCGGAGGGGGCGCTTGCAGCCGTCGGCTACAACGCCCTTGGTGCCGTTCCCGTTGACGTTGCGGCGGCTCGGCAGCCGCAAACCGGAAGCAACGGCAAACCAGCGCCGTTCAAGGGATCGTGGACATTGGAAGAGGACAA CATCTTGAAAGACAAGGTGCAGCAGCACGGCGAGCAGAAGTGGTCGGTGATAGCGCAATCTCTCCCCGGCCGGATCGGGAAGCAATGCCGTGAGAGATGGATCAACCATCTACGACCTGACATCAAG CAAAATGATGTATGGACCGAGGAGGACGACCTGATGCTTATCGACGCACACAAATACTACGGAAACCGCTGGTCAACGATCGCAAGGTACCTCCCGGGACGATCAGAGAACGCCGTCAAGAACCACTGGAACGCGACCAAGCGCAGCCTGAAGGCAAAGCGCcgattgaagaagaagaagagcgagCAGGCGCCACCCGGCCAATTTTCTGTCCTGGAAGAGTACATCCGCAGCCTGAACCAGCAGGCCACCGAGCCTACGGTGCTGCCGCCGGCCGTGCCCACGCCAGCAGCTGGCTCCAACCCGGCCGAAATGGGGATGAACTTCACCGCCGCCAACTCGACCGGGTTGGCGAACGCGAACCAGCTGAGCACGATAAATCTCAACATGCCGCTGCTGCCGGACCTGAACGCCAGCAGTGATCCGCAGGAGGTGTACTACTGCCTGAGCTATCCGATGTACGTTCCAGGGCCGGCACCGCAGCTCCAACTGGCGAGTCAAGACCCTCATCAGCATGCGTATACCAGCTTGAACTATGCATTCGCTGACTACCCCACGATGCACGGTGAGCTTGGCAGATACTACGACGCATGTGAATCTTCCACCAATGCCAATGGAAATGCCTACTACAGCGAGGCTGGGCCAAGCAGCGCCGGCGGCAGTGGTGATCCGGAGGCCACCGACGATGTCGTTGAGCTGGCGTCAAGGGAATTCCTGACGCCGTCCAAAGACGAGGTCACTCTTGACTTAACCAGGTTCATGTGA